In Natronococcus occultus SP4, the following proteins share a genomic window:
- the cruF gene encoding bisanhydrobacterioruberin hydratase, whose translation MDELTTGRPTEWNRATLQQRLEDVVRENRFTIAVVFPAIGALTLIASAEGLLPEPLAYNPLLILFGTAVMRSPLLVGLLPRIGWWAAGCLGVLTAYTYAIEIVGVRTDWPYGAFEYTIQLGPMLLGEVPLALPLFFIPLVLNAYLLTMLVLGGRADSALVRIPAAIAAVVAIDLVLDPAAVAIGFWAFESGAYYGVPVSNYVGWVISGTVAVVLVDLAFDRAALLERVRSCVFILDDLVSFVLLWGTINLLYGNWIAAGVAGLFCLGLFRTDRYDLEMVKTALPSGS comes from the coding sequence ATGGATGAGCTAACGACGGGCCGACCGACCGAGTGGAACCGAGCCACCCTCCAGCAACGGCTTGAGGACGTCGTTCGCGAGAACCGGTTTACGATCGCGGTGGTGTTCCCGGCGATCGGCGCACTCACGCTGATCGCCAGTGCCGAGGGGCTGTTGCCCGAGCCGCTGGCGTACAACCCGCTGTTGATCCTCTTCGGGACGGCAGTGATGCGCTCGCCGCTGCTCGTCGGGCTCCTGCCGCGGATCGGCTGGTGGGCCGCGGGCTGTCTCGGCGTTCTGACGGCCTACACCTACGCGATCGAGATCGTCGGCGTGCGGACCGACTGGCCCTACGGCGCCTTCGAGTACACGATCCAGCTGGGGCCGATGCTGCTCGGCGAGGTGCCCCTGGCGCTGCCGCTGTTTTTCATCCCACTGGTGCTCAACGCCTATCTGCTGACGATGCTCGTACTCGGCGGGCGGGCCGACAGCGCCCTCGTCCGGATTCCCGCGGCAATCGCCGCCGTCGTCGCGATCGACCTCGTGCTCGATCCCGCGGCCGTCGCGATCGGCTTCTGGGCGTTCGAGTCGGGCGCGTACTACGGCGTCCCCGTCTCGAACTACGTCGGCTGGGTGATTTCGGGCACCGTCGCCGTCGTCCTCGTCGATCTGGCGTTCGATCGGGCGGCGCTGCTCGAGCGCGTTCGCTCCTGCGTGTTCATCCTCGACGATCTGGTCAGCTTCGTGTTGCTGTGGGGGACGATCAACCTCCTCTACGGCAACTGGATCGCCGCGGGGGTCGCGGGACTGTTCTGTCTGGGGCTGTTCCGAACCGACCGGTACGACCTCGAGATGGTCAAGACGGCGCTCCCGAGCGGGAGCTGA
- a CDS encoding YihY/virulence factor BrkB family protein has protein sequence MRESRWFEVARCVAAVARQRQISVKSAGLAYHAFNTLVPLVILVLVGATLVDALEPILVGVAETFGLEDVLADAEIEEIAGGRGDRIRAALLALAILLWSAARSFQAINSAFTGIYGSREHQSYVGSITTVTAVTALNTLLATVTIALGVVLVGIVGISLPIQAGGLLAAVASAAGLLVALPLVFLPMYYLFPQTDVSVREVVPGTMFAALTWAALAVGFRIYIATSESVVLFGIAGAVLLILTWVYLGALCLLVGAVLNAVLADRVEVDEDWLPPAELELPDR, from the coding sequence ATGAGAGAGTCACGTTGGTTCGAGGTCGCCCGTTGTGTCGCCGCCGTCGCCAGGCAGCGACAGATCAGCGTCAAGTCGGCGGGGCTGGCCTACCACGCGTTCAACACGCTGGTGCCGCTGGTGATCCTCGTCCTCGTCGGCGCGACGCTGGTCGACGCGCTCGAGCCGATCCTCGTCGGCGTCGCCGAAACGTTCGGTCTCGAGGACGTGCTGGCCGACGCCGAGATCGAGGAGATCGCCGGCGGGCGCGGCGACCGGATCCGGGCAGCACTGCTCGCGCTCGCGATCTTGTTGTGGAGCGCGGCCCGTTCGTTCCAGGCGATAAACAGCGCGTTTACCGGCATCTACGGCTCGCGAGAGCACCAGTCGTACGTGGGAAGCATCACGACCGTGACCGCCGTAACTGCGCTCAACACCCTGTTGGCGACGGTTACGATCGCACTTGGGGTCGTCCTCGTCGGGATCGTCGGGATCAGCCTCCCGATCCAGGCGGGCGGGCTGCTCGCGGCAGTCGCCAGCGCGGCCGGACTCCTCGTCGCGCTCCCGCTGGTCTTTCTCCCGATGTACTACCTCTTCCCCCAGACCGACGTCTCGGTTCGTGAGGTCGTCCCGGGAACGATGTTCGCCGCGCTCACCTGGGCGGCGCTCGCGGTCGGCTTCCGGATCTACATCGCGACCTCCGAGAGCGTTGTCCTGTTCGGGATCGCCGGCGCCGTCCTGTTGATCCTGACCTGGGTCTACCTCGGCGCGCTCTGTCTGCTCGTCGGTGCCGTCCTCAACGCGGTGCTGGCCGACCGCGTCGAGGTCGACGAGGACTGGCTGCCGCCAGCAGAGCTCGAGCTCCCCGATCGCTGA
- a CDS encoding ERCC4 domain-containing protein, whose product MHVAVTVDDREPAGVAETVRGHTDVTETTVERLPAGDLVVGPVGLERKTPRDYVNGVMSRSGPDLYDQLERLAECYDHAYVLLEGDVSAFDSLRTSVDPTAIRGSMASITARYGVPVIPCTDRRRLVDFAVRLGRKHTEAPSSRPLPVGSVPSRSEPTTKRMYGCIEGIGPELAATLYDAYPSMAELLEASVADLEAIEGIGERRARAVYEAIRAADR is encoded by the coding sequence ATGCACGTCGCGGTTACCGTCGACGACCGGGAGCCCGCCGGCGTCGCCGAGACCGTTCGCGGCCACACCGACGTGACCGAAACGACCGTCGAACGCCTTCCCGCGGGCGATCTCGTCGTCGGTCCGGTCGGTCTCGAACGGAAGACTCCGCGAGACTACGTCAACGGCGTCATGAGCCGTTCGGGCCCGGATCTGTACGACCAGCTCGAGCGCCTGGCCGAGTGCTACGATCACGCCTACGTCCTCCTCGAGGGGGACGTCTCGGCCTTCGACTCGCTGCGGACGAGCGTCGACCCGACGGCGATCCGGGGTTCGATGGCCTCGATTACGGCCCGCTACGGGGTGCCGGTGATTCCCTGTACCGATCGCCGACGGCTCGTCGACTTCGCGGTTCGGCTCGGCCGAAAACACACGGAAGCCCCCTCGAGCCGTCCCCTCCCTGTGGGGTCGGTGCCGAGCCGCAGCGAGCCGACCACAAAGCGGATGTACGGCTGTATCGAGGGGATCGGTCCCGAGCTCGCGGCGACGCTGTACGACGCCTACCCGTCGATGGCGGAGTTGCTCGAGGCGAGCGTCGCCGATCTCGAGGCGATCGAGGGAATCGGCGAGCGACGAGCGCGGGCGGTATACGAGGCGATACGCGCCGCCGATCGGTAA
- a CDS encoding RNA-guided endonuclease InsQ/TnpB family protein produces the protein MVEEAFKYAAEPEDTTTAKSAWSAIQTCREVYNHALTQEYKPAPDYDKPSYTAMQNKLPQWKREWSEWSSVYSKCLQMAVRRIKHSETILGKLKERGFDVGELKWKSPRDYRSITYNQFDFDVDSNTGRTNHATVELSKIGTFHLTFHRPLPDDADIKEVILKKQKTGDWTVSIMVEYDADYPENPTVEDIDVEDTVGIDLGITTFIHDSDGRAFKPLDEEDDRERIEKRHQAVSRKEHESNNWNKARQRLARAYERLSNKRKAYREALANAYTKRYDAVFLEDLNVGSMMQQNGNSRNIASMSWYETLQTFQRLGEKNGCHVVLVPPEGTTKRCVQCGCESGKPLWVREHSCPSCGFTTDRDQNAALEVQRLGLLELGEVEDESGVGQELAESTPAETGTAAGSRSSSFRDVIPASAVVDTGSPTLKERAAVAASE, from the coding sequence GTGGTCGAGGAAGCGTTCAAATACGCTGCCGAGCCCGAGGACACCACTACTGCCAAGAGTGCGTGGAGCGCGATTCAAACCTGTCGTGAAGTATACAACCACGCGCTCACACAAGAGTACAAACCCGCTCCAGACTACGACAAGCCATCGTACACCGCAATGCAGAACAAACTGCCACAGTGGAAGCGCGAGTGGTCTGAATGGAGCAGTGTGTACTCGAAATGCCTGCAAATGGCAGTGAGACGCATCAAGCACTCGGAGACCATCCTCGGCAAACTGAAGGAACGTGGATTCGACGTTGGTGAACTCAAGTGGAAAAGCCCGCGAGACTATCGTAGCATCACGTACAACCAGTTTGACTTTGACGTGGATAGTAACACGGGTCGGACTAACCACGCTACGGTCGAACTCTCCAAGATAGGCACGTTCCATTTGACGTTTCACCGACCACTCCCAGACGACGCCGACATCAAGGAAGTCATCCTGAAAAAGCAGAAAACAGGTGACTGGACGGTTAGCATCATGGTCGAATACGATGCTGACTATCCAGAGAACCCTACTGTCGAAGACATCGACGTTGAAGACACCGTGGGTATTGACCTCGGCATCACCACGTTCATTCACGACTCGGACGGACGAGCGTTCAAACCGTTAGACGAAGAAGATGACCGTGAACGCATCGAGAAACGTCACCAAGCCGTTTCTCGCAAAGAACACGAGTCGAACAACTGGAACAAGGCCCGCCAACGCTTAGCGCGAGCATACGAGCGGTTGTCGAACAAGCGCAAAGCGTACCGCGAGGCGCTCGCCAATGCGTATACGAAACGATACGACGCCGTGTTCCTCGAAGACCTGAACGTTGGCAGTATGATGCAGCAGAACGGGAACAGTCGGAACATCGCGTCGATGTCGTGGTATGAGACACTGCAAACGTTCCAACGGTTGGGTGAGAAGAACGGCTGTCACGTTGTACTTGTTCCACCAGAGGGAACGACGAAGCGGTGCGTGCAGTGTGGTTGTGAGTCGGGGAAACCGTTGTGGGTGCGAGAGCACTCGTGCCCGTCGTGCGGGTTCACGACTGACCGTGACCAGAACGCTGCGCTGGAGGTACAGCGTCTTGGATTGCTTGAACTGGGAGAGGTGGAAGATGAATCGGGAGTAGGTCAGGAACTGGCCGAATCAACGCCTGCTGAGACTGGCACCGCTGCGGGGTCACGCTCTAGCTCGTTTAGAGACGTGATTCCTGCAAGTGCCGTCGTTGACACAGGAAGCCCCACCCTCAAGGAACGAGCGGCGGTAGCCGCGAGTGAGTAG
- a CDS encoding phytoene/squalene synthase family protein: MQQDHIDAGKAIQKRTGKTFYLATRFLPKRVRNATHVLYAFFRIADEVVDDAADVPPSEQRAELASLRRQALGQAEPEDPVLEAFRELCDRYGIADEEIVTFLDAMESDIDTDRYETYADLEAYMRGSAASVGVMMTAIMEPENPETALPHAVTLGEAFQMTNFLRDVREDVLERDRIYLPQETLRAHDVSEAEIETLEYSESFRDAMAEEMRRTENLYREGVAGIRYLPEDCQLPVLLAAVLYAEHHAVIRKQEYDVLSAEPSLSTARKLTCLAKTRWHWHWNRDPEAVFDRVSAVPSIEPDRHSPEHGDGVPTR, from the coding sequence ATGCAACAGGACCATATCGATGCGGGCAAGGCGATCCAGAAACGGACCGGAAAGACGTTCTATCTCGCGACGCGGTTTCTCCCCAAGCGGGTTCGCAACGCGACACACGTCCTGTACGCGTTCTTCCGGATCGCGGACGAGGTCGTCGACGACGCCGCGGACGTGCCACCGTCCGAGCAGCGCGCAGAGCTCGCGTCGCTTCGCCGGCAGGCGCTGGGTCAGGCCGAACCCGAGGACCCGGTGCTCGAGGCGTTTCGCGAACTTTGTGACCGCTACGGGATCGCGGACGAGGAGATCGTCACCTTCCTCGACGCGATGGAGTCCGACATCGACACCGACCGGTACGAGACCTACGCCGACCTCGAGGCGTACATGCGGGGCTCCGCGGCCTCCGTCGGCGTGATGATGACCGCGATCATGGAGCCCGAGAACCCCGAGACCGCCCTGCCCCACGCCGTCACGCTCGGCGAGGCGTTCCAGATGACGAACTTCCTGCGTGACGTCCGCGAGGACGTCCTCGAGCGCGATCGGATCTACCTCCCCCAGGAGACGCTGCGGGCCCACGACGTCTCGGAGGCCGAGATCGAGACCCTCGAGTACTCGGAGTCGTTCCGGGACGCGATGGCCGAGGAGATGCGCCGAACCGAGAACCTCTACCGGGAGGGGGTCGCCGGCATCCGCTACCTGCCCGAAGACTGCCAGCTTCCGGTGTTGCTCGCGGCGGTGCTGTACGCCGAACACCACGCGGTCATCCGCAAACAGGAGTACGACGTCCTCTCGGCGGAGCCGTCGCTGTCGACGGCGCGCAAACTCACGTGTCTCGCGAAGACCCGCTGGCACTGGCACTGGAACCGCGACCCCGAGGCGGTGTTCGATCGTGTGTCGGCGGTTCCCTCTATCGAACCGGACCGGCACAGTCCGGAGCACGGCGACGGCGTTCCGACGCGATAG
- a CDS encoding YwbE family protein, which produces MSSERPTAEELRQGLTVEIVQEDQDVHSEDTEPLIGEVGTVYEDTPDGPRVELKNGVVGHVQSVVHDE; this is translated from the coding sequence ATGTCGAGCGAACGACCGACCGCCGAGGAGCTGCGCCAGGGACTGACCGTCGAGATCGTACAGGAAGACCAGGACGTCCACTCCGAGGACACCGAGCCGCTGATCGGCGAGGTCGGCACCGTCTACGAGGACACCCCCGACGGACCGCGGGTCGAGCTGAAAAACGGCGTCGTCGGCCACGTTCAGTCGGTCGTCCACGACGAGTAG
- a CDS encoding prenyltransferase, producing the protein MTDDSNPARSERAVDELSYLLVLSRPRFWLYLAGPVLVGVAYGASSVGELFDPGAVALFAYFLLPANVFLYGVNDIFDREIDAANPKKDDREARYRGQRTVPPAVVVTGALGLALFPFVPREAWPWIAGFLVLGAAYSAPPLRFKTTPLLDSVSNGLYIMPGAAAYAAVAGTQPPVLAVVGGWLWAMGMHTFSAIPDIEPDRETGIRTTATVLGERRTYAYCGACWLASAVAFGALDPRLGAAMAVYPLLAVAIASSSVAVDRAYWWFPAINTVVGAALTMGGLWVILYG; encoded by the coding sequence ATGACCGACGACTCGAACCCCGCCAGGAGCGAGCGTGCCGTCGACGAGCTATCGTACCTGCTCGTCCTCTCGCGACCCCGGTTCTGGCTCTACCTTGCCGGCCCCGTGCTGGTCGGGGTCGCCTACGGCGCGTCGTCGGTCGGGGAGCTGTTCGACCCGGGCGCGGTCGCGCTGTTCGCGTACTTCCTGCTCCCGGCGAACGTCTTCCTCTACGGCGTCAACGATATCTTCGACCGCGAGATCGACGCCGCGAACCCCAAGAAGGACGATCGGGAGGCCCGCTACCGGGGCCAGCGGACGGTCCCCCCGGCGGTTGTCGTCACTGGCGCCCTCGGGCTCGCGTTGTTCCCGTTCGTGCCGCGGGAAGCCTGGCCCTGGATCGCGGGCTTTCTCGTCCTCGGGGCGGCCTACAGCGCTCCGCCGCTGCGGTTCAAGACGACGCCGCTGCTAGACTCCGTTTCGAACGGGCTCTACATCATGCCCGGTGCGGCAGCGTACGCCGCCGTCGCCGGGACACAGCCGCCCGTCCTCGCCGTCGTCGGCGGCTGGCTGTGGGCGATGGGAATGCACACCTTTTCGGCGATCCCCGACATCGAGCCGGACCGGGAGACCGGGATTCGGACGACAGCGACGGTCCTCGGCGAGCGCCGTACCTACGCCTACTGCGGCGCGTGCTGGCTCGCGAGCGCGGTCGCCTTCGGCGCGCTCGATCCCCGCCTCGGCGCGGCGATGGCCGTCTACCCGTTGCTGGCCGTCGCGATCGCGTCCTCGAGCGTGGCCGTCGATCGGGCCTACTGGTGGTTCCCGGCGATCAACACGGTCGTCGGTGCAGCGCTGACGATGGGCGGACTCTGGGTGATCCTGTATGGATGA
- the msrB gene encoding peptide-methionine (R)-S-oxide reductase MsrB, producing MSNESESPTDDQKLTDEQYRILREAGTEAPFSGEYVDHKADGSYACVGCGATLFDSETKFDSGCGWPSFSDVEDDRVETRPDNSHGMRRTEVLCANCGGHLGHVFDDGPEPTGKRYCINSAVLEFEDG from the coding sequence ATGAGCAACGAGTCCGAGTCGCCGACCGACGACCAGAAGCTCACCGACGAGCAGTACCGCATCCTTCGAGAGGCCGGTACCGAGGCGCCGTTCAGCGGCGAGTACGTCGACCACAAGGCCGACGGCAGCTACGCCTGCGTGGGCTGTGGCGCCACCCTCTTCGACTCGGAGACGAAGTTCGACTCCGGCTGTGGCTGGCCGAGCTTCTCGGACGTCGAGGACGACCGCGTCGAGACCCGTCCCGACAACAGCCACGGGATGCGCCGCACCGAGGTCCTGTGTGCCAACTGCGGGGGCCACCTCGGTCACGTCTTCGACGACGGCCCCGAGCCGACGGGCAAGCGCTACTGTATCAACTCCGCCGTCCTCGAGTTCGAGGACGGCTGA
- a CDS encoding bacterio-opsin activator domain-containing protein, with protein MAPAGIRSDRRLLVVEGDAASRLANRVGELETDDVRTAASVDAAVEALSGDGVDCLVTARRLEDGTGLELLECVREHEPTLPVVFAPESGDEALASDAVAAGTTEYLPDGRLDELGEAIERALATGDAERTERERARQFESIFADPDAYSWILEPNGRICRSNPVAREALGTTAAELEGRPFPTLSWWDGADAEPIREAVDRAAAGTIAHRELEVIIDAERDSKPRTLDVTVRPVRDADGAVGSLLARAVDVTERVRLETELRESEQLHRVTLNHMTDTVLITDDEGAFTYVCPNVHFIFGYTDAEIREMGTIDELLGPGLFDREELAAEGVLTNIECTATDKAGREHTLLVNVREVSIQDGTVLYSCRDVTTRKRREEALTALHGTARELLYAETDHEIADRIVTDATDVLDLEASAALRFDTDENVLRPVASSPGMDRLHGPLPARRANDDSISGQVFLEGEPRFFADVRESPLLSDPTTELRTVGFVPLGDHGVFLVGSPEVDAADEVTRELTELLGATAEAALDRVERERRLRDRDRELKRRNRQLTRLNQMNEIIREIDAALVRAETREEIERAVCERLTAAERFAFAWIGTVDAAGDVLESVAHDGSARGREYLDSVSLSLADAAEPAARTASTREVTVVPNVVDDLHDEPWRRAALSRDYQSVVAVPLAYDEFTYGVLTVYADRPDAFDNTTRAVLAELGETIASAIAAVERKRALLSDSRSRLEFDVADEEFVFARLARRLDCVLSFDGGVRQHEGTVAVFVTVDGAPAADVVAAATELVAVESAQLVGDEDGSTVLLEFSRPFLALRLADHGMVLHRLEATPETTRLVVDVPSSVDPAAGTDVVSSAFADVELRSKRSVERTAPRDLRAGLLERLTDRQLEVVQMAYYSGYFESPRERSGEQIADTLGISPAAFYRHVRRVQRTVFAVILDEVGLPSAPRVE; from the coding sequence ATGGCTCCCGCAGGAATCCGCAGCGATCGGCGACTGCTCGTCGTCGAGGGAGACGCCGCGAGCCGGCTCGCGAACCGCGTCGGCGAGCTCGAGACGGACGACGTTCGCACGGCCGCGAGCGTCGACGCTGCAGTCGAGGCGCTTTCCGGGGACGGGGTCGACTGCCTTGTCACCGCCCGCAGGCTCGAGGACGGAACCGGCCTCGAGCTGCTCGAGTGCGTTCGGGAGCACGAGCCGACGCTGCCGGTCGTGTTCGCCCCGGAGTCGGGCGACGAGGCGCTCGCGAGCGACGCGGTCGCCGCGGGCACGACCGAGTACCTCCCCGACGGGCGGCTGGACGAACTCGGCGAGGCGATCGAGCGCGCGCTCGCGACGGGGGACGCCGAACGAACCGAGCGGGAGCGCGCCCGACAGTTCGAGTCGATCTTCGCGGACCCCGACGCCTACTCGTGGATCCTCGAGCCCAACGGCCGGATCTGCCGATCCAACCCGGTCGCGCGCGAGGCGCTCGGGACGACCGCGGCCGAACTCGAGGGGCGCCCGTTCCCGACGCTTTCCTGGTGGGACGGGGCCGACGCCGAACCGATCCGCGAGGCGGTCGACCGGGCCGCGGCGGGAACGATCGCCCATCGGGAGCTCGAGGTGATCATCGACGCGGAGCGCGATTCGAAGCCGCGAACGCTCGACGTGACGGTCCGACCCGTCCGGGACGCCGACGGCGCCGTCGGCTCGCTGCTGGCCCGCGCGGTCGACGTCACCGAGCGGGTTCGCCTCGAGACCGAGCTCCGCGAGTCCGAGCAGCTCCACCGGGTGACGCTCAACCACATGACCGACACCGTCCTCATCACCGACGACGAGGGCGCGTTCACCTACGTCTGTCCGAACGTCCACTTCATCTTCGGCTACACCGACGCCGAGATCCGCGAGATGGGAACGATCGACGAGCTGTTGGGACCGGGGCTGTTCGACCGCGAGGAGCTCGCCGCCGAGGGCGTGCTGACCAACATCGAGTGTACGGCAACCGACAAGGCCGGACGGGAACACACCCTGCTGGTCAACGTCCGCGAGGTGTCGATCCAGGACGGGACCGTCCTCTACAGCTGCCGGGACGTCACCACGCGCAAGCGCCGCGAGGAGGCGCTGACGGCGCTGCACGGCACCGCCCGCGAGCTACTGTACGCCGAGACCGACCACGAGATCGCCGACCGCATCGTCACGGACGCGACCGACGTCCTCGATCTGGAGGCCAGCGCGGCCCTGCGGTTCGACACCGACGAGAACGTGTTGCGACCCGTTGCGTCCTCGCCCGGAATGGATCGACTGCACGGACCGCTTCCGGCCAGACGGGCAAACGACGACAGCATCTCCGGACAGGTCTTTCTCGAGGGGGAACCGCGCTTTTTCGCCGACGTTCGCGAGTCGCCGCTGCTGTCGGATCCGACCACGGAGCTGCGGACCGTCGGCTTCGTGCCGCTGGGCGATCACGGCGTCTTTCTCGTCGGCTCGCCCGAGGTCGACGCCGCCGACGAGGTGACCCGGGAGCTGACCGAGCTGCTCGGGGCGACCGCCGAGGCCGCGCTCGATCGGGTCGAGCGCGAACGGCGCCTGCGGGACCGCGACCGCGAACTCAAACGCCGGAACCGCCAGCTCACGCGTCTCAATCAGATGAACGAGATCATCCGCGAGATCGACGCCGCCCTGGTCCGGGCCGAGACCCGCGAAGAGATCGAGCGGGCGGTCTGTGAGCGACTCACCGCGGCCGAGCGGTTCGCGTTCGCCTGGATCGGCACCGTCGACGCCGCCGGCGACGTCCTCGAGTCGGTCGCCCACGACGGGAGCGCGCGAGGACGGGAGTACCTCGACAGCGTCTCGCTGTCGCTTGCGGACGCGGCCGAGCCCGCGGCGCGGACGGCGTCGACCCGCGAGGTGACGGTCGTCCCGAACGTCGTCGACGACCTTCACGACGAGCCCTGGCGGCGGGCCGCGCTCTCGCGGGACTACCAGTCGGTGGTCGCGGTGCCGCTGGCCTACGACGAGTTTACCTACGGCGTGTTGACCGTCTACGCCGACCGTCCCGACGCGTTCGACAACACGACCCGTGCGGTGCTTGCGGAGCTCGGCGAGACGATCGCCTCCGCGATCGCCGCGGTCGAGCGCAAGCGCGCGCTGCTGTCGGACTCGCGGAGCCGCCTCGAGTTCGACGTCGCCGACGAGGAGTTCGTCTTCGCGCGGCTCGCTCGCCGGCTCGACTGCGTGCTCTCGTTCGACGGCGGCGTCCGCCAGCACGAGGGGACGGTCGCGGTGTTCGTCACCGTCGACGGCGCTCCCGCAGCCGACGTCGTGGCTGCTGCGACCGAACTCGTCGCGGTCGAGAGCGCTCAACTCGTCGGCGACGAGGACGGTTCGACGGTGTTGCTCGAGTTCTCGCGACCGTTCCTGGCGCTGCGGCTCGCCGACCACGGGATGGTCCTGCACCGGCTCGAGGCCACCCCCGAAACCACCCGGCTGGTCGTCGACGTTCCCAGTAGCGTCGACCCTGCCGCAGGGACCGACGTCGTCTCGAGCGCCTTCGCGGACGTCGAACTGCGCTCGAAGCGCAGCGTCGAGCGGACGGCGCCCCGGGACCTGCGAGCCGGCCTGCTCGAGCGACTGACCGACCGCCAGCTCGAGGTCGTCCAGATGGCCTACTACAGCGGGTACTTCGAGTCACCCCGCGAGCGTTCCGGCGAGCAGATCGCCGACACGCTGGGAATCTCGCCGGCAGCGTTCTACCGCCACGTGCGACGCGTCCAGCGGACGGTCTTCGCGGTGATCCTCGACGAGGTCGGGCTCCCGTCGGCGCCGCGGGTTGAATAG
- a CDS encoding ornithine cyclodeaminase gives MTVARTVELEGHIIDSGTMGACFGAVMDMGGEFEVEEFEVGRHKHAETYCRMRVMADTEEELRAILHELNQQGATVADPRDATLEAAPNDGVVPVDFYSTTNHPTAVRVDGEWHDVEDVEMDCALVVEREDGVHVYTKVLNAIEEGDLVVTGETGIRVDPPERPRNGGSGSFGFMQGGVSSERPSASLIEEIADEMRQVNAEDGSVLAVCGPAIVHAGGRDALADIVRAGYVDAISAGNGFAVHDLERDLYGTSLGVDTESLEHPRKGHKHHIYTISEIARLGGIEAAVEEGVVDEGVMYECVQNDVPYVLAGSIRDDGPLPDTITDSIEAQNAIREQAQEADLVLMLSTLLHSVAVGNCLPSTTKTVCVDINPATVTQLLDRGSAQAIGMVTDIGAFIPMLADELLEESYEK, from the coding sequence ATGACTGTCGCGCGAACCGTTGAACTGGAGGGACACATCATCGACTCGGGGACGATGGGGGCCTGTTTTGGCGCCGTGATGGATATGGGCGGCGAGTTCGAGGTCGAGGAGTTCGAGGTCGGCCGACACAAACACGCCGAGACCTACTGTCGGATGCGGGTGATGGCCGACACCGAGGAGGAGCTGCGGGCGATCCTCCACGAACTCAACCAGCAGGGTGCGACCGTGGCCGACCCCCGGGACGCGACCCTCGAGGCCGCACCCAACGACGGGGTCGTCCCGGTCGATTTCTACTCGACGACCAACCATCCGACGGCCGTCCGCGTCGACGGCGAGTGGCACGACGTCGAGGACGTCGAGATGGACTGTGCGCTCGTCGTCGAGCGCGAGGACGGGGTCCACGTTTACACGAAGGTGTTGAACGCGATCGAGGAGGGCGATCTCGTCGTCACCGGCGAGACCGGGATTCGGGTCGATCCCCCCGAGCGTCCTCGGAACGGCGGCAGCGGCTCGTTCGGGTTCATGCAGGGCGGGGTCTCGAGCGAACGGCCCTCCGCGTCGCTCATCGAGGAGATCGCCGACGAGATGCGCCAGGTCAACGCCGAGGACGGTTCCGTCCTCGCAGTGTGCGGACCGGCGATCGTCCACGCCGGCGGGCGGGACGCGCTGGCCGATATCGTCCGGGCGGGCTACGTCGACGCGATCAGCGCGGGCAACGGCTTCGCCGTCCACGACCTGGAGCGGGACCTGTACGGCACCTCGCTCGGTGTCGACACCGAGAGCCTCGAACACCCACGGAAGGGCCACAAACACCACATCTACACGATCAGCGAAATCGCCCGTCTCGGCGGGATCGAGGCGGCCGTCGAGGAGGGCGTCGTCGACGAGGGCGTGATGTACGAGTGCGTTCAGAACGACGTCCCCTACGTGCTGGCGGGCTCGATCCGGGACGACGGCCCGCTGCCCGACACGATCACCGACTCGATCGAGGCCCAGAACGCGATCCGCGAGCAGGCCCAGGAGGCGGATCTCGTGCTCATGCTCTCGACGCTGCTTCACTCCGTGGCGGTCGGCAACTGCCTCCCCTCGACGACGAAGACCGTCTGCGTCGACATCAACCCCGCGACGGTCACCCAGCTGCTGGATCGGGGCAGCGCCCAGGCGATCGGGATGGTCACCGACATCGGGGCGTTCATCCCCATGCTTGCTGACGAACTCCTCGAGGAGAGCTACGAGAAGTAG
- a CDS encoding rubrerythrin-like domain-containing protein codes for MKDVKLDPSEESTYECFDCGTVVVSATAPGRCPSCGADMRNRATPLE; via the coding sequence ATGAAAGACGTCAAACTCGACCCGAGCGAGGAATCGACATACGAGTGTTTCGACTGCGGGACCGTCGTCGTCAGCGCGACGGCACCCGGACGCTGTCCCAGCTGCGGCGCGGACATGCGGAATCGCGCCACGCCTCTCGAGTAG